Proteins found in one Gardnerella vaginalis ATCC 14018 = JCM 11026 genomic segment:
- a CDS encoding DUF2469 domain-containing protein produces the protein MSAEDLDNYETDAELALYKEYRDVIKLFTYVVETERRFYLANKVDFNVRSAGQDVYFDVQLTDAWVWDVYRPSRFVKNVRIVTFKDVNVEEVQKTDIDIPESIA, from the coding sequence ATGAGCGCTGAAGATCTCGACAATTACGAAACTGACGCCGAGCTTGCGTTGTACAAGGAGTATCGTGACGTTATTAAGCTTTTTACGTACGTTGTAGAAACTGAGCGACGATTCTATTTGGCAAACAAGGTGGATTTTAACGTGCGTTCTGCAGGCCAAGATGTGTATTTTGACGTGCAATTAACAGACGCTTGGGTGTGGGACGTTTACCGCCCTTCGCGGTTTGTGAAAAACGTTCGTATTGTTACGTTTAAAGACGTAAATGTGGAAGAAGTGCAGAAAACAGATATCGATATTCCAGAATCTATCGCATGA